AAACGCAATATGACGAAACATATTTCTCTcaagctcttctacacacacgacctttAAAAAGATGCCGATATCGACGTTCAACAAATTCGCCAAAGTGATAATCTGGCGGACatattcaccaaggcattaccaacatcaacattcagaaagttggtacacgagatcggcatgCGTTGACTCAAAGATCTTCAATGatctcaagttcaggggaagtagttgtactctttttccttcgactaggttttgtcccattgggttttcctagcaaggttttaatgagacaacatttttgttttagggattggtcaatcaagggaAAGTGTTGCAAAAATATCTTCTacatatatcttatgtgtgttgaccaagaaatctccctaaaactCTAGCTTCATACTTACATAAATAGAGGCCTTTGACCCTCATATTGAATAGACTTAATtcgtattctcttctctattctctcgcttctctctaatttataacaaatactccctccgtcccactctaataggctcgttttcttttttgagacgtcccactccaatagactCGGTTTTCAATTTAAGTAAAGAAAatatacttaattggtgtggaccacaccacttaaATCCTAAAAAGtaattttcttaatctccgtgccgaaaagaaatgactCTATTGggatgggacggagggagtaagaatttatttggtggacaaaaatttaaagacaaatgggagtttatttcgtggattaggggtgagcaaacccAATCCGGACCCGTCGAACCCACCCGGACCGACGGGTTTGGTCCGGGTCGGACCAACCCACTACATGTGCGGTCCGAGTTGGGTCCAATTTCTAGGACCGAATTTTGTCCGGATCGGTTTGGGTCGAAACCCGTCGAACCTGCCAAACCCGGAACCGACCTGTATgcttataaattaaatatttaatttatatatttaatatttataataatattaataatacttAAATTCAATATTCTAAGTTCTAACCCTAACATAACTACCTAAGTGACGTCTCATTTCATCCTTAtccatattttgaaaaataaaatttgaagtaTTGATTCGTTTGACCTCTGAACCAGTCCTCTAACCCTATGGTTGCTGTATATTACCCTTGAATATCGTTACTTGTGATTTGCACAATGTCTTTCCAGCTTTTAATATGAACTATATCTCTGAACTGGACCgaaacaggaaaaaaaaatagattatcGGTGGGTCGGATcaggaccgaaccggacccgttGTTCGGGTTCGATCCGGTCCTAGGTCGGTCCGCACACAAGTatcggtccgggtcggtccattttaaaaaaaaatcggtccaACAAATCTaacgggtcggtccgggtcggttCGGGACGACTTGCTGCACACCCCtatcgtggatggagggagtaatttttaataataaatattaattataatttattatataatactccctctgtttttttttaagtgtcctattaagataaatttattgttcttttataagtgtcctatttcaaaatttgagaataaaaaatgacaaagttcctattttacccctttttaagtgtcctatttcaaaatttgagaataaatttattacactttgaaaataataaatatgggcacaaaagtaatacttattttttttccatgggacacttaaaaaaaacggagggagtaataattttttatttttataataaattattataaaatagaaaaactaaaaataaaatatgataataCACATTAAATTATGGTAGAAATGATCGAATCTGCACCTCAATATTCTCCATGGTAGCTGGGGGAACGCAAATATtaattggatatatatatatctgctATATATAGAATCCGCCAAAGAGTCGAGTCAACTATGCCTGCGCGCTTTTTCAACGCATTAAATAGAGTTTGGTTGTGGTTTACTCACTACATTTTTTTGTCCTTTTACAAATTTTCCTTTCTTCCACCCAAAGTTCACTAACGTCTTTCAACTTGTCCGAACCAAACCATTCCATGCATATTAACcaaatattttcatttcttaCACAGAAGTTGCCTTCTTTAATTTGTTGAGAGAAACTTCATATATTGCTCCCTTTTCATCCTCATCTCCTCGAACCTGCTCATTCCAACATATATACAGTTTCTCTTCATCTTGTTTCATCAAGATTTAGACATGAAAAAAGACAACCTCCACACTTTCTGGCTCTACATATTCTCTCTCATCATCTTATCCAAAGTTTGCTGTGGGGCAGATTACCAGTTCGAAGCTTGCGCGCCGACAAATTGCAGCGGCGGCGGTCCCAGGATAAGCTTCCCATTTTTCCTCCCAACAGCTCAAGAATCTTACTGCGGCTACCCAGGATTCGCGATCGGTTGCAGAAACGGACTTCCGTCACTGAATATGTCTGAAAATGAGTATATTGTTGAAGACATATTCTACCACAACCGATCTCTACGCGTGTTTGATGCCGCAGCGATATCAGAAGAGATTAGCAGTTGCGCTCCAAGAATCAGAACAAACACGAGTATCCCCGAAGGCAGATTCGATTACGTCGGCGGCACAACTCTCAATTTGTTGTACGGCTGCAAGAACGTGTCCGAGGAGCTGTTGAGGTACGAGGTTGGTTGCAACAGTTCTAGAAAGGGAAGCACTGAGACTCTGGCTATGTATGGTGGCAATAGGAATCTGATGAGAGCGTTGGAGAGGTGCGAAGAGAACGCGGTCACACCTGTGGAGTTGTATGGggatgagagagatgatgaaATTCTGGATGTTGCTGCGGTTTTGAGGAGGGGATTTCTGATGAATTGGGTAGCTACTGATTGTAATCCTTGCCAAGAAAGCGGCGGCCGCTGCGGTTTTAACGATACTTCTTTCCATTTTAGGTGCTTCTGCCCCGACAGGCCGCATTCTATGAGCTGCAGACCAAGTAAGATTTTCATCACTTCTTAATGTTGGTCTGTTTTTGGTTGAATTCTTGAACTTGCTTTTATTTACAGCAATGTGGTTTCATGATTTTCTTTTGTTGTCTAAAGTTGACTTCGCACAGTATTTAAATTCACTTCATATATATCTTGAACACTGGGATTTTAGAGGATTCCTAATCTAACAAGGGTAAACAAATTGTGTGACATAGAAATCTTCATATTCAAGACAAATGGATGTGTAGTGTAAGTAAATGCTAGTCAACTGAAGTGTAGAATAGGAGAACTTGTGCCTCACATTCCACCAATCTATGTAGATTTAATATCTAGGGGTTATTGCGGGAAAATTCATcagaaattttcattttctgatATTTATCATGACCCCTCAATTTGGCTTCTAATTctatcaatttataatttaatctgATTTTTCCCCCGGCGAGAAGCTCCGGTGAAATTGAAACTGACGTGGCTCCTATGTGGCAAAATCGATTCTGACGTGTATTTatgttaatattgttttattttattttttgctttaTGAGAATGAAACGACGCCCTTTCACTGCtgactaaaaaattaaaaacctaAAATCCTACACGTCAGCTTTCCCCTTCCCCCCACCCAACCCCAGACCACCCCTTTCCCCCTTCAGCCACTCCGCCGCCGTCACTTTCTCACCCCCGTTGTCGGCACTTCTCCAGGTATCTCTGTTGACTGTTGTCTGTCCATtgaggaagaaagagagagagagagagaggcggaggagatgagcaagagacagagagagaggcGGATGCTATCTTCCCCCATCCGCACACCTCCGTCGGACCCTCTCCCTTCCTCCACCTCGGCGCCCCCACTTCCCCCTTCCCAGACCCCTGTCAGCCCTGTCCCCACCCTCGTAGACCCGAAATCGGCGAATTTAGGGCTCAACAACGAAGGTAGCGGCAGATCTTTGCTTCAACTCTGAAATTTCACGCCTTTTTTGGAAAAATTGATGAATGAATTTGGTGTTGTGGAAAAATTTCACGGCAGATCTTTGTAGGTGGTGGAGGGCCGCGAAGGCAGAGCCTCTTTGTGAGGCAGAGGAGATgagcgagagaaagagaggcgGAGGCAGAGGAGATGAGCGAGAGTAAGTGGTGGAGGGCAGCGGAGGGGAGGTCGCCGAGGGGAGAGGAAGGCAGAGGTGGAGGTGCAACTGTTGCCTATTGCCCGTcgttgagaaagagagagagagagagagagagagagagagagagaggagcgagagagagagtcggAGGCGAAAGCTCATGCTCGATCTGGTTGAGGCGGAGGAgatgagtgagagagagagaggcggaggagatgagtgagagagagagagagagagaagaggcgaAGGCTCTGGGGTGGCGAAGCTACCGGCCGAAGCTGTGACGGTGGTCAAGGGGAGGGCGGAGAGTTGTCAatctgtgagagagagagagtggtgacacgtggagtgtgtgtgtgtgtgtgacgtgtgATTCTGGCTGCCACATTGACATTCCGGCGTCCACGTCAGTATCAATTTAGGGGGACTTGTAAATTATGAGAAAAATcagattaaattataaattgatagATTTAGAAGTCAAATTGAGGGGTCATGATAAATatcagaaaatgaaaatttctgATGGATTTTCCCGCAATAACCCCTAATATCTATATTACAAGGAAGACCAAGTCAATTAGCGTGATGTATGGAGCCAATGACTTGATGGATTCAAGATATCAATATTTAACACAACTCAAAACTAAAGAAATCAACACAAGACATATACAAGtctctagagagagagagagagagaaagagagtatATATGGGTGTTGGCAAGCATATGTTAGCATTGTTGCTATGCCTTGTTCTTCTTCTACTCAAAGCTCATTCCAAATGCCCAAAATCCTATGCCTGTAGAAACTTCTCTCTAGAATTTCCCTTCACCATTAGCAGTGATCCCAATTGCGGATTGGTTATAGTTGATGGCTGTGATTCTCAAATTGGACATCCAATATTACGCTCAGAAGCTCCAACAGCTCCATATTATATTCTAGATAAGACATCCACAAATAGATTCTTAATTCACGACAGCTTGCTTCAAGAATCATTGGGATCATCCACGTGTCGTAGTTTCAGAAATCTGTCCCTGCCTCAGTCTCCTTTTGTTTCATTTACAATCTCTCCTAAGCTCATCTTCTTCGCATGCTACAATCAAACTCCTTCTCCTCAAATCCAGGATTATTTCCAAAGCTATCGCAGCTTAAGCTGTAATATCTCCACCTTGTACTATCAAATCCCGGCACCTCCTCAGCATGCTCCGCCTATTCCTCCAGATTGTTTGTTGACTCAACGACCTATCAAGTCCGACAACAACTCAACCGAACTATTACATCTCTTGACTGCTAATTTCACTTTAGAGTGGAATGTTTCTCAACATTGCTATAAATGCTACAGCGGAGGAGGGCAGTGTCTTACTGACAACCAGAATCAGTTTTACTGCAGCAAATTAAGAGGTATTTATTACAGAGCAGTTGCATTATTTTTTGACATAAGCTGTGATTTGGGGCTGCAATTGTAGTACTAATACTAATGAGagggcatatatatatatgtatgttatCTACTTGCATTCTATATATACAAAATCTATGTGTGGGTTAGGAGACTCCTGCAGCTCTTGATTATCacttcaaaatatcaaaattaatttggAGCTGTGTAACATCTAAATTAATTCCGTGTCTGATGGAATTGAAAAGTAAACACAGCAAAGCACGAATTCGACTATATAATCAATTCTCATATAGTCATATAGTTAGCAGAGCAATTGAAATCATGGCCTCTTTGCTCTACTTCTTCTTCTACCAAATTTAACTGATTCCAAATGCCTAGAATCCTTCTAGTGTGGATATCATTTGCGCCTCCAATCAAACTTTGAATGAGCTTTAAGTTTTCCTGCAAATTGTGGGGTGATTTAACTACCAATACCTAGATTCTAGTAAGCGAGATACCCACAACTGGTTTAATCAATTGACTGCTGAGTTTATTCTAGACTGGAATGTTTAGCATGGTGGTTGGTGGATCATAACAGCACGAATGAATTCCTCTGCATAAGAGGTAGCATTGTTGCTTCTTTTACGAGGAGAAACCCCTTAGCTGATATCCGACGTAGAAATCCAATACGTATATAATTTGCACCTACTAGAAGTTGTTACATGCAAGAAATTTAGTTGTATCATGTGTTAGTTACTTGAATTTTATTCCTTCTCGTTTGTATCCGTGATACAGATGAGAAGTCCGAAGAAAAGTATGGAGGGATTTTGTAAGGTGCAAAGTTTCAGCCTAGGAAGAGTCAACCAATATAAGAATCTGTGTATTTTCTACGTAATCCAAGTCTACTAGAGTGTAGTACAGGGATTTTTTGCTGACTAATGCAAAGGATTAGAACAAAACAAATCGATTAAAACCACTATACTTAATTATTGCTAATTAggttgaattattttcttgttAGAAACTTAGAATTGATTTGCTAGAAATTTAGGGCAGTTTTACTGGAAATTGGTTGCGCAAATTACAAGACAATTAGATACTCGACAGTAAATTTAGGGATTGCTTTCtgcactacaagaaaactggTCGAACACCGACGGAAATCACCGACAGACTATTTTCAGTCGGTAGATACCGACGGATCCCCGACGGACCGTCATCCGGCAACATCGCCGGAGCCGGCATCTATTTccgataaaaattaaaaataatttaccgacggaattttccgtcggtaatccgtcggtaaacgcGCCACCTACCACGGCCAACGCCGGCACCGGAGACTTACCGACGGCGATGTCCGTCGGTATCCACCGACGGACAGaaaaaatccgtcggtaaatcatTTACCGACGAGCGTTTTCACAACGGGTGAAATCCGTCGGTATCtccatttaccgacggaattttgattcttaccgacggaatattccgtcggtgttCGACCAGATTCTGGTTGTGCTGATTGGCTGGGATTTAAAGAGAAAGTTTTAATCTTGAAATGGTCAAAAGGAGATGAGATTCGATGTCCCACAATATTATGTGTGCCAAtgtgtcccatgcttatatctattattttaaaaatattttttataaaaataaaaattattataatactatgaattatattgaagttttatataaaaaattaattttttaaaaaagtatataccatgactttgaatttaccaacctattattagctaataaaaatgaaattagatgataaaaaataattatataccctaaattgatggaataaaccctagttaacaatcacaaaattaaactaaaacatataaagttgaaattgaagaaaatatacataagaaattaaaaaattaaaagtgggacacaaagtgAGACATAAAATGTGGTACATTGAATCTCCGAAGTAGCAAATGAGATCCACTGTCCCATTatttagtgtgtaccaccgtgtaccactcttaatttgtcTCATAAAATTTGTCTGGAcaaaaataagattatttttttaaatcaatttatttatgaattttgattcaagtttaaaaggatttagttaattttattgttttctccatattgtagttttttcgtaattttttaacatttttttattattttatttgtaatttgtatactttaaaaataataataattaaaaagattattaaaaaattacaaaaaaaaattacaatatatagTAAACAACAAAACTAGCTAAATTCTATATAATTTTGaactaaattttttaaataaatttattttataaagtattttatgatattttgtccggacaaattttatCCAAATAGCATTGTTGATTAAGAAAGAGGGCGTTAAAACGGCACCGTTTGGATGGCAGCACATCAGTGCTAGTCAACAACATAGTGGGTATTGGGGAAAGTCGGAAACTTCTACGTTATTGGTTCACCTTCACCGAGACCATTTCAACACCCACTGTTTAAGAATTTTAAAACATAATGTCCATCCAAAAGTCTCCTACAAAATTTCTTACGCCAAAGTCTCCTAAGTCAATTTGAAATTTTCACCAATCCAAACACATTTATTTCACACCCACACAAAATTAGAATACAAAGAAATACTAATGCAGCATACTAAGAAATTAGAACATGCAAAAATATTAATGCATTAATCGtgcataaaacataaaaaataagaacatcAAAATTAGTTATCTAGTTCGGTTATAAAATACCTACGTATGGAGACCTCGCCCAAGGTAAATTATTTACTAGTGATGATAAAATATACAAAGAATTTACACGCAAATACTCGTTCCTCCTAACCTCTAAATCTTCTCAAACTTCCACCAAGATGAATAATTGAGAGCAAGACAACGACTCACCCTCTAAATGTGAATGCTACACATTCACCACctaaacccaacaatataaacACACACCAACAGATTGGTGCAAGAAATTAAAGTAACAATCCAACCCACAATGCTTTACAAGATGAAATAAGCGACAAACTAGAACACACTTACATGTAGTGTATGCTCTGAACAAAAGCCACGAAAATACTCTCAATATGCAGTAGAGTAACAATAAAATCAACAACTCATTCAGGTTCTCTTCAACGCATATATACAAAAAATCTAGCAATATCCAAGTTTGAATAGGATTCTCATAGATCACGTTTGCAGGCTGATTGGAGTCTATCTGAAGGCACCAACTGAATCTCACCATCTCAATCTGCATATTCGATTCCATGTATATCCACAAGACATGTAAAGGATAACTCCAAAATCTGTCACAAATCCCGCAAGTATATGTCTCCAGTATAATTTAGAACATCGAAAGTTACTTGTGAAGTTACCGTTCTAATTATATCAAAGTAGAACATCGTAAGACACTTGTATTGTCTACATaatgataataaaaaatagttttaaaatTACTCCAACACAATTGAATTGTCAGAACCGCTAGGAAAATTAAACACAAGTAGATCAAAACATAACTGGTTTCCATTTCTCTTACAAATTAATCTTCATTGTTTGTTGA
The genomic region above belongs to Salvia miltiorrhiza cultivar Shanhuang (shh) chromosome 5, IMPLAD_Smil_shh, whole genome shotgun sequence and contains:
- the LOC130986432 gene encoding LEAF RUST 10 DISEASE-RESISTANCE LOCUS RECEPTOR-LIKE PROTEIN KINASE-like 1.2, whose product is MKKDNLHTFWLYIFSLIILSKVCCGADYQFEACAPTNCSGGGPRISFPFFLPTAQESYCGYPGFAIGCRNGLPSLNMSENEYIVEDIFYHNRSLRVFDAAAISEEISSCAPRIRTNTSIPEGRFDYVGGTTLNLLYGCKNVSEELLRYEVGCNSSRKGSTETLAMYGGNRNLMRALESNPRERGRTCGVVWG